The following proteins are co-located in the Conyzicola lurida genome:
- a CDS encoding YqaJ viral recombinase family protein: protein MLSLWDEPAPDHRTRVLANSTDRVAWLRARSTGVTATDVARLSSVKSLASVAFEKINGSSFGGNAYTDHGNTREPEIARWVKANHGIDASSELFHAHGERAHLATPDGVAVIDGAVVLAEIKTTSSLWKSIPRSYLRQIWWQQYVLGADRTLLVWEQHLDFVPVNPEPTCRWIERDDNEIHMLIGLANELLGMMRRSGRR from the coding sequence ATGCTCTCCCTCTGGGACGAACCGGCGCCCGACCACCGCACCCGCGTGCTGGCGAATTCGACCGACCGTGTCGCCTGGCTGCGGGCCCGCAGTACGGGCGTGACGGCAACGGATGTCGCACGCCTCTCCAGCGTGAAGTCCTTGGCCTCGGTGGCCTTCGAGAAGATCAACGGCAGCTCGTTCGGCGGTAACGCCTACACCGACCACGGCAATACCCGGGAGCCGGAGATCGCGCGTTGGGTGAAGGCCAACCACGGCATCGACGCCAGCTCCGAGCTCTTCCACGCGCACGGCGAACGCGCGCACCTGGCCACCCCCGACGGCGTCGCGGTGATCGACGGCGCCGTCGTGCTCGCCGAGATCAAGACGACCTCGTCGCTGTGGAAGAGCATCCCGCGCTCGTACCTGCGTCAGATCTGGTGGCAGCAGTACGTACTGGGCGCCGACCGCACCCTGCTCGTCTGGGAGCAGCACCTCGACTTCGTGCCGGTGAACCCCGAGCCGACCTGCCGGTGGATCGAACGCGACGATAACGAGATCCACATGCTCATCGGGCTGGCCAACGAGCTGCTCGGCATGATGCGCCGCAGCGGACGCCGCTAG
- a CDS encoding NADP-dependent oxidoreductase, which yields MQAILMEGSGGPEVLTCGTVEMPVTVNSEFLVKVVAAGVNPIDAKTRAGRGVTPAIDSYPVVIGNDFSGVVVSTPYEGHPIKVGDEVYGMTGFPRYGGSYAEYVAVSSLSIARKPKALSHVEAAGVPLAALTAWGMVVEVAKAHEGQRILIHAGAGGVGHFAVQFARFFGAYVIATGSTRNLGWLKELGANETVDYTSENFDEVIDTVDVVIDLVGNVYDDTGTRSLSVVRHGGLVINAPTGSWPTFLDDAAEAGLRATSYKVAPDGTNLAVISRLLESGDVRVFVDQVFEMDAAADAHRSLETGHTRGKIVLKVSDY from the coding sequence ATGCAAGCCATCCTGATGGAAGGCTCCGGCGGCCCTGAAGTTCTCACCTGCGGAACGGTCGAGATGCCCGTCACCGTGAACTCCGAGTTCCTCGTCAAGGTCGTGGCGGCGGGTGTGAACCCGATCGACGCGAAGACGCGGGCCGGTCGCGGAGTCACCCCGGCCATCGACTCCTACCCCGTCGTGATCGGCAACGACTTCAGCGGCGTCGTCGTCTCGACACCCTACGAGGGCCACCCGATCAAGGTCGGCGACGAGGTCTACGGCATGACCGGGTTCCCGCGCTACGGCGGAAGCTACGCCGAGTACGTGGCGGTCTCGAGCCTGAGTATCGCGCGCAAGCCGAAAGCGCTCTCGCACGTCGAAGCGGCCGGGGTGCCGCTCGCCGCCCTCACCGCCTGGGGCATGGTGGTCGAGGTCGCGAAGGCACACGAGGGACAGCGCATCCTGATCCACGCCGGCGCCGGCGGAGTCGGCCACTTCGCCGTGCAGTTCGCGCGCTTCTTCGGCGCCTACGTCATCGCCACCGGCTCGACCCGCAACCTCGGCTGGCTCAAGGAACTCGGCGCCAACGAGACCGTCGACTACACGAGCGAGAATTTCGACGAGGTCATCGACACCGTCGACGTCGTGATCGACCTGGTCGGCAACGTCTACGACGACACCGGGACGCGCTCGCTGAGCGTCGTGCGCCACGGCGGGCTCGTCATCAACGCCCCGACCGGCAGCTGGCCCACGTTCCTCGACGATGCCGCCGAAGCCGGCCTGCGCGCCACGAGCTACAAGGTCGCCCCCGACGGCACCAACCTCGCCGTCATCTCGCGGCTGCTCGAATCGGGCGACGTGCGGGTCTTCGTCGACCAGGTCTTCGAGATGGATGCCGCGGCCGACGCCCATCGCTCGCTCGAGACCGGGCACACGAGGGGCAAGATCGTGCTGAAGGTCAGCGACTACTAG
- the nusG gene encoding transcription termination/antitermination protein NusG, producing the protein MSENHRDDIDLATAAEQSSEDDEAQEGNSLAADENSVDAAEHEALHVESDEDEEGDLAGLLEALDAAIDPEADAIVDDALEIDSVDEADASVAAAEDEADIEAEEAANEELDVPPYDGPELDDNGDPVEVDPYEEFRTELKSLPGKWFVIHSYAGFEKRVKQNIENRKISMTVEDSIFQVEVPMEDVVEIKNGQRKLVTRVRIPGYVLVRMDLNEDSWSVVRHTPGVTGFVGNAHNPTPLRFNEAFEMLKGLVQIVEAPSKQAPGKGKNTARSIPAEIDFEIGETITIKEGSFAGLPGSISEIKPESGKLTVLVSLFERETPVELSFDQVTKL; encoded by the coding sequence GTGTCTGAGAATCACCGCGACGATATCGACCTCGCGACCGCTGCAGAGCAGTCCTCTGAGGACGACGAAGCCCAGGAGGGCAACTCGCTGGCTGCTGACGAGAATTCCGTAGACGCCGCCGAGCACGAAGCACTGCACGTCGAGAGCGACGAAGACGAAGAGGGCGACCTCGCCGGACTCCTCGAGGCACTCGACGCAGCCATCGACCCCGAAGCCGACGCGATCGTCGACGACGCCCTCGAGATCGACTCCGTCGACGAGGCGGACGCTTCCGTGGCCGCCGCCGAGGACGAGGCCGACATCGAAGCCGAAGAGGCCGCGAACGAAGAACTCGACGTTCCCCCCTACGACGGCCCCGAGCTGGACGACAACGGCGACCCGGTCGAGGTCGACCCCTACGAGGAGTTCCGCACCGAGCTGAAGTCGCTCCCCGGCAAGTGGTTCGTCATCCACTCCTACGCCGGCTTCGAGAAGCGCGTCAAGCAGAACATCGAGAACCGCAAGATCTCCATGACCGTCGAAGACTCGATCTTCCAGGTCGAGGTCCCGATGGAAGACGTCGTCGAGATCAAGAACGGCCAGCGCAAGCTCGTCACCCGCGTGCGTATCCCCGGATACGTGCTCGTGCGTATGGACCTCAACGAGGACTCGTGGAGCGTCGTCCGTCACACCCCCGGCGTGACCGGCTTCGTGGGCAACGCCCACAACCCGACGCCGCTGCGCTTCAACGAGGCGTTCGAGATGCTCAAGGGTCTCGTCCAGATCGTGGAAGCACCGTCGAAGCAGGCTCCGGGCAAGGGCAAGAACACCGCCCGCTCGATTCCCGCGGAGATCGACTTCGAGATCGGCGAGACCATCACGATCAAGGAAGGTTCGTTCGCGGGCCTCCCCGGTTCGATCAGCGAGATCAAGCCCGAGAGCGGCAAACTCACCGTGCTCGTCTCCCTCTTCGAGCGCGAGACCCCGGTCGAGCTCAGCTTCGACCAGGTCACCAAGCTCTAG
- a CDS encoding sensor histidine kinase, with protein sequence MRLPRPRWTLRRRLVFGIVALLAAVSVVVGTVSVLTLNDSLVTKLDDQVTSASSRFQNIAEGPGGGRPPGGAGAIAPFAGLPPGTVAGTVTDGEATAYVLGDQLQVTPLTDEQNADLADLAVYDTPVTIDLGGDLGEYRFMLTESATGEDVLIGMSLAEVHSTVNQVLLVVALVTLAGLIAAFAAGTAIVRVALRPLERVAATAAHVSELPLERGEVALAVRVPDEDADPRTEVGQVGAAINRMLGHISSALTAREASERKVRTFVADASHELRTPLASIRGYAELTRRGGHELPADVVHALGRVESESIRMTSLVEDLLLLARLDDGRSLESIAVDLSQLMTDAVSDAYAAGPDHEWILELPDAAVVVAGDSARLHQVVTNLLANARVHTPAGTRVVASVVLNGSTAEVRISDNGPGIDERVRESAFERFARGDSSRSRAAGSTGLGLAIVAAIVEAHGGTVAVQSEPGSTVFTVALPLTAD encoded by the coding sequence ATGCGCCTTCCGCGCCCGCGCTGGACTCTGCGCCGGCGCCTCGTCTTCGGCATCGTCGCCCTGCTCGCCGCGGTGAGCGTCGTCGTCGGCACCGTGAGTGTGCTGACCCTCAACGACTCCCTCGTCACCAAGCTCGACGACCAGGTCACCTCGGCCAGCAGCCGCTTCCAGAACATCGCCGAGGGCCCGGGCGGCGGCCGGCCGCCAGGAGGCGCGGGCGCGATCGCCCCGTTCGCCGGCCTGCCGCCCGGCACCGTCGCCGGCACCGTCACCGACGGCGAGGCCACCGCCTACGTGCTCGGCGACCAGCTGCAGGTCACCCCTCTCACCGACGAGCAGAACGCCGACCTCGCCGATCTCGCCGTCTACGACACCCCCGTCACCATCGACCTCGGCGGTGACCTCGGCGAGTACCGGTTTATGCTCACGGAATCCGCCACCGGCGAAGACGTTCTGATCGGGATGTCGCTGGCCGAAGTCCACTCGACCGTGAACCAGGTGCTGCTCGTCGTCGCCCTCGTCACCCTGGCCGGGCTCATCGCGGCCTTCGCGGCCGGTACCGCGATCGTGCGCGTCGCCCTGCGTCCTCTCGAGCGCGTCGCCGCCACCGCGGCCCACGTCTCCGAGCTGCCCCTCGAGCGCGGCGAGGTCGCGCTGGCCGTGCGTGTGCCCGACGAGGACGCCGACCCGCGCACCGAGGTCGGGCAGGTGGGCGCCGCGATCAACCGCATGCTCGGGCACATCTCGTCCGCGCTCACCGCCCGCGAGGCGAGCGAGAGGAAGGTGCGCACCTTCGTCGCCGACGCCAGCCACGAGCTGCGCACACCGCTCGCGTCGATCCGGGGCTACGCCGAGCTCACCCGCCGCGGCGGGCACGAGCTGCCGGCCGACGTCGTGCACGCGCTCGGCCGCGTGGAGTCGGAGTCGATCCGCATGACCTCGCTCGTCGAAGACCTGCTGCTGCTCGCGCGGCTCGACGACGGGCGCAGTCTCGAGAGCATCGCCGTCGACCTGAGCCAGTTGATGACCGATGCCGTGAGCGACGCCTACGCGGCCGGTCCCGACCACGAGTGGATCCTCGAGCTGCCCGACGCCGCAGTGGTGGTCGCGGGGGATTCCGCCCGCCTGCACCAGGTGGTGACGAACCTGCTCGCCAACGCGCGGGTGCACACCCCCGCGGGAACGCGGGTCGTGGCATCCGTCGTTCTCAACGGTTCGACCGCGGAGGTTCGCATCTCCGACAACGGGCCGGGAATCGACGAGCGGGTGCGGGAGTCGGCGTTCGAGCGCTTCGCGCGGGGCGACAGCTCGCGGTCCCGCGCGGCCGGCAGCACCGGCCTCGGCCTGGCGATAGTCGCGGCGATCGTGGAGGCGCACGGCGGCACGGTCGCGGTGCAGAGCGAGCCCGGGAGCACGGTATTCACGGTGGCGCTACCCCTTACAGCGGATTGA
- a CDS encoding NUDIX domain-containing protein — MPAETPPSSNPRVRVKEIRLLSDDWYRLHSTTFDIQGPDGAWTTQSRETYDRGNGATILLYDVARRTVLLTSQFRYPAYINGHPDGVLLETAAGLLDDDDPETAIRREAVEETGHRVGEVTHVFDAYMSPGSVTERVHFYAAPYDAETREHDGGGLAHEGEHITLVELDIDAALELIESGGIVDGKTIMLLQWAVLRGPFRS, encoded by the coding sequence ATGCCCGCCGAGACACCTCCGAGCAGCAATCCCCGCGTCCGGGTGAAGGAAATTCGCCTGCTCAGCGACGACTGGTACCGGCTGCATTCCACCACCTTCGACATACAGGGTCCGGATGGCGCGTGGACGACACAATCCCGCGAAACCTACGACCGCGGCAACGGCGCGACGATCCTCCTCTACGACGTCGCTCGTCGCACCGTGCTGTTGACCAGCCAGTTCCGGTACCCCGCGTACATCAACGGACACCCCGACGGCGTGCTGCTCGAGACGGCCGCGGGGCTGCTCGACGACGACGATCCCGAGACCGCTATCCGCCGCGAGGCCGTCGAGGAGACGGGCCATCGGGTCGGCGAGGTCACGCACGTCTTCGACGCCTACATGAGCCCGGGATCGGTGACCGAGCGCGTGCACTTCTACGCAGCGCCCTACGACGCCGAGACGCGCGAGCACGACGGCGGCGGACTCGCGCACGAGGGCGAGCACATCACCCTCGTCGAGCTCGACATCGACGCCGCCCTCGAGCTGATCGAATCGGGCGGCATCGTCGACGGCAAGACCATCATGCTGCTGCAGTGGGCGGTGCTGCGCGGGCCGTTCAGGAGTTAG
- the secE gene encoding preprotein translocase subunit SecE, translated as MARKIADEPSEDVVANARKDSAVKRSPFGRFTLFIRQVVNELKKVVTPTRKELVSYTLVVLVFVVIMMALVGGLDWVFSLAVNYIFGDGDLIT; from the coding sequence GTGGCTAGAAAAATTGCCGACGAGCCCAGCGAGGACGTCGTTGCGAATGCCCGGAAGGACAGCGCCGTAAAGCGCAGCCCGTTCGGTCGTTTCACGCTGTTTATCCGACAGGTTGTCAACGAACTGAAGAAGGTTGTCACTCCGACTCGCAAAGAGCTCGTGAGCTACACCCTCGTCGTGCTGGTATTCGTCGTCATCATGATGGCTCTCGTCGGAGGTCTTGACTGGGTGTTCTCACTCGCCGTCAACTACATCTTCGGCGATGGCGATCTCATCACGTAG
- the rplJ gene encoding 50S ribosomal protein L10, with product MANKEASVAELTDKFRNSNAVLLTEYRGLTVAQLKTLRKSLSADATYAVVKNTLTKISANAAGITSFDDELTGPSAIAFVHGDTVAVAKILRDFAKANPLLVVKSGYLDGNSLTAAEVAKLADLESREVLLAKMAGAIKASLFGAAYLFNAPLSKAVRTVEALREKQESAN from the coding sequence ATGGCGAACAAGGAAGCATCGGTTGCCGAGCTTACGGACAAGTTCCGTAACTCCAACGCCGTTCTGCTCACCGAGTACCGCGGTCTCACTGTTGCCCAGCTGAAGACGCTGCGCAAGTCACTCAGTGCAGACGCAACGTACGCCGTGGTAAAGAACACGCTGACCAAGATCTCGGCCAACGCGGCAGGTATCACTTCGTTTGACGACGAACTGACCGGCCCGTCCGCGATCGCTTTCGTACACGGCGACACCGTCGCCGTTGCGAAGATTCTGCGCGACTTTGCCAAGGCAAACCCGCTGCTCGTCGTGAAGAGCGGTTACCTCGACGGTAACTCGCTCACCGCGGCAGAAGTTGCGAAGCTCGCCGACCTCGAATCCCGTGAAGTGCTGCTTGCCAAGATGGCCGGCGCAATCAAGGCTTCGCTCTTCGGTGCGGCATATCTCTTCAACGCTCCGCTCTCGAAGGCCGTTCGCACGGTCGAGGCGCTGCGTGAGAAGCAGGAGTCCGCGAACTAG
- a CDS encoding GNAT family N-acetyltransferase — MSSNVVVRPVRDVDAEELGRVQAACWHETYDGLVSEAALTHLSPKRMAELWTHYANRGPEYSQVAVLVDGEIVGFAGAGPSRDAELADVRELYFIYLRDEFHGQGLGQRLFDAVIEPGPAFLWVASDSPRAHRFYERNGFALDGAEHTEPFLGEEIHEVRFAR, encoded by the coding sequence ATGAGCAGCAACGTAGTCGTTCGCCCCGTCCGTGATGTCGACGCCGAGGAGTTGGGCCGCGTGCAAGCGGCCTGCTGGCACGAGACGTACGACGGCCTGGTGAGCGAGGCCGCGCTCACCCACCTGTCGCCCAAGCGCATGGCCGAGCTGTGGACCCACTACGCCAACCGCGGTCCCGAGTACTCGCAGGTGGCCGTGCTCGTCGACGGCGAGATCGTCGGTTTCGCCGGTGCCGGCCCGAGCCGCGACGCCGAGCTGGCCGACGTGCGGGAGCTGTACTTCATCTACCTCCGCGACGAGTTCCACGGCCAGGGCCTCGGGCAGCGCCTGTTCGACGCGGTCATCGAGCCCGGCCCCGCGTTCCTCTGGGTCGCGAGCGACAGCCCGCGCGCGCACCGCTTCTACGAGCGCAACGGTTTCGCGCTCGACGGGGCCGAGCACACCGAGCCGTTCCTCGGCGAAGAGATCCACGAGGTGCGGTTCGCGCGGTAG
- a CDS encoding aminotransferase class I/II-fold pyridoxal phosphate-dependent enzyme: protein MATFPRISRRIGAIAESATLKVDAKAKALQAEGRKVISYAAGEPDFATPSFIVDAASAAVLDPKNYRYTPAVGLPELREAIAAKTLRDSGLEVSAAQVVVTNGGKQAVYQAFATLLDPGDEVLLPAPYWTTYPEAIKLAGGVPVEVFAGSDQGYLVTVEQLEAARTPQTKVLLFVSPSNPTGAVYTPAETAAIGEWALANGIWVVTDEIYQNLTYSSSPSEAPRAISIVEAVPALADTTILVNGVAKTYAMTGWRVGWMVGPLDAMKAAGNLQSHLSSNVSNISQRAALAALTGPQDEVETMRQAFDRRRRLIVSELNKIDGVICPTPEGAFYVYPDVTGLLNRSWGGVTPTTSLELADLILDQAEVAVVPGEAFGPSGYLRLSYALGDEPLLEGVKRLQRLFA from the coding sequence GTGGCCACATTTCCTCGAATCTCCCGGCGCATCGGCGCCATTGCCGAATCCGCAACCCTGAAGGTCGACGCGAAAGCGAAGGCGCTGCAGGCCGAGGGCCGCAAGGTCATCAGCTACGCGGCCGGCGAGCCCGATTTCGCCACCCCGTCGTTCATCGTGGATGCGGCATCCGCCGCCGTTCTCGACCCCAAGAACTACCGCTACACGCCGGCCGTCGGCCTGCCCGAACTGCGCGAGGCGATCGCGGCGAAGACGCTGCGCGACAGCGGCCTCGAGGTCAGCGCGGCGCAGGTCGTCGTGACCAACGGCGGCAAGCAGGCCGTGTACCAGGCGTTCGCGACGCTGCTCGACCCGGGCGACGAGGTGCTGCTGCCCGCCCCGTATTGGACCACCTACCCCGAGGCGATCAAGCTCGCCGGCGGCGTTCCCGTCGAGGTGTTCGCGGGCAGCGACCAGGGTTACCTGGTGACCGTCGAGCAGCTCGAGGCCGCCCGCACCCCGCAGACCAAGGTGCTGCTCTTCGTCTCGCCGTCGAACCCGACTGGAGCCGTGTACACCCCGGCCGAAACCGCCGCCATTGGCGAGTGGGCGCTGGCCAATGGCATCTGGGTGGTTACGGACGAGATCTACCAGAACCTCACCTACTCGTCGTCGCCTTCCGAGGCGCCCCGGGCGATCTCGATCGTCGAGGCCGTGCCCGCCCTCGCCGACACGACGATCCTCGTCAACGGTGTGGCGAAGACCTATGCGATGACCGGATGGCGGGTGGGCTGGATGGTCGGCCCCCTGGATGCCATGAAGGCCGCCGGCAACCTCCAGTCGCACCTGTCGTCGAACGTGTCGAACATCTCGCAGCGTGCCGCGCTGGCCGCGCTCACCGGCCCGCAGGACGAGGTCGAGACGATGCGCCAAGCGTTCGACCGCCGTCGCCGCCTCATCGTCTCCGAGCTGAACAAGATCGACGGCGTCATCTGCCCGACGCCCGAGGGCGCGTTCTACGTCTACCCCGACGTCACCGGCCTGTTGAACCGGTCGTGGGGCGGGGTCACCCCGACCACGTCGCTCGAACTCGCGGACCTCATCCTCGACCAGGCCGAGGTCGCCGTGGTTCCCGGCGAGGCGTTCGGGCCCTCTGGCTACCTGCGCCTGTCGTATGCGCTCGGCGACGAGCCGCTGCTCGAGGGCGTGAAGCGGCTGCAGCGACTGTTCGCGTAG
- a CDS encoding NAD-dependent epimerase/dehydratase family protein produces MRILVTGGSGKLGSAVVAGLSEAGHDVVNLDAVGERGDGFVRVDLTDYGQVIDAFFGVDSRHEGADAIVHLAAIPAGGIQADSATFHNNMNATFNVFQAARRAGIQTIVYASSETLLGIPFDIDPPYLPIDEEYPSRPESMYAVVKHLEEELAQKLVRWDPQLSITALRFSNVMSENDYAGFEAFQDDASLRRWNAYGYIDSRDGAQAVLRAVELSAPGFDRFIIAAADTVMRTPSAELAASAFPDVELTREVAANETLLSIEKARRVLGYEPQHSWRD; encoded by the coding sequence ATGCGCATTCTCGTCACCGGCGGTTCAGGCAAGCTCGGTTCGGCGGTCGTCGCGGGTCTCTCGGAGGCCGGCCACGACGTCGTCAACCTCGACGCGGTGGGGGAGCGGGGCGACGGATTCGTCCGCGTCGACCTCACCGACTACGGCCAGGTGATCGACGCGTTCTTCGGCGTCGACTCCCGGCACGAGGGCGCCGACGCGATCGTGCACCTCGCCGCCATCCCGGCCGGTGGTATCCAGGCCGACTCCGCCACGTTCCACAACAACATGAACGCGACGTTCAACGTGTTCCAGGCCGCCCGTCGCGCCGGAATCCAGACCATCGTCTACGCCTCGAGCGAGACCCTTCTCGGTATCCCGTTCGACATCGACCCGCCCTACCTGCCCATCGACGAGGAGTACCCCTCGCGCCCCGAGTCGATGTACGCCGTCGTCAAGCACCTCGAAGAGGAACTCGCGCAGAAGCTCGTGCGGTGGGACCCGCAGCTCAGCATCACGGCGCTGCGCTTCTCCAACGTCATGAGCGAGAACGACTACGCGGGCTTCGAAGCATTTCAGGATGACGCCAGTCTGCGTCGCTGGAACGCCTACGGGTACATCGACTCCCGCGACGGCGCGCAGGCGGTGCTCCGGGCCGTCGAGCTCTCCGCCCCCGGTTTCGACCGCTTCATCATCGCGGCGGCGGACACGGTGATGCGCACCCCTAGCGCCGAGCTCGCGGCGTCGGCGTTCCCCGACGTCGAGCTCACGCGCGAGGTCGCCGCCAACGAAACCCTGCTCTCGATCGAGAAGGCGCGTCGCGTTCTGGGCTACGAGCCGCAGCACAGCTGGCGCGACTGA
- the rplA gene encoding 50S ribosomal protein L1, whose translation MATKSKAYRAAAEKIEDGKFYTPSEAVSVARTTGSAKFDSTVEVALKLGVDPRKADQMVRGTVILPHGTGKTARVIVFATGPAAEAAIAAGADEVGGAELIEKVAAGYVGFDAAVSTPELMGQVGRLGKVLGPRGLMPNPKTGTVTMDTAKAVSEIKGGKIEFRVDKHSNVHFVAGKASFTEEQLAENIKAALDEIVRSKPSSSKGRYITKGTVSTTFGPGIPLDINVL comes from the coding sequence ATGGCTACGAAATCCAAGGCTTACCGCGCCGCCGCCGAGAAGATCGAAGACGGCAAGTTCTACACCCCGAGCGAGGCCGTTTCGGTCGCGCGCACCACGGGCTCCGCAAAGTTCGACTCCACGGTTGAGGTCGCCCTCAAGCTCGGTGTCGACCCCCGCAAGGCAGACCAGATGGTCCGCGGAACGGTCATCCTTCCTCACGGAACCGGTAAGACCGCCCGCGTCATCGTGTTCGCAACGGGCCCCGCGGCTGAGGCGGCAATCGCTGCCGGCGCCGACGAGGTCGGTGGAGCCGAGCTCATCGAGAAGGTCGCCGCTGGCTACGTCGGATTCGACGCCGCCGTGTCGACGCCCGAGCTCATGGGCCAGGTCGGCCGCCTCGGAAAGGTCCTGGGCCCGCGTGGTCTTATGCCGAACCCGAAGACCGGCACCGTCACCATGGACACGGCCAAGGCTGTCTCCGAGATCAAGGGTGGAAAGATCGAGTTCCGCGTCGACAAGCACTCCAACGTGCACTTCGTCGCCGGCAAGGCATCCTTCACCGAAGAGCAGCTCGCCGAGAACATCAAGGCAGCTCTCGACGAGATCGTCCGTTCCAAGCCGTCGAGCTCCAAGGGCCGCTACATCACCAAGGGCACCGTTTCGACGACCTTCGGTCCTGGCATCCCGCTCGACATCAACGTTCTCTAA
- a CDS encoding GNAT family N-acetyltransferase — protein sequence MVVSIRQAGPDDASALAQLAAVTFPLACPPHTTPEAIAAFIAQHLGEASFAGYLADPARDILIVEADGAPVGYTMSVDAETGDADVAAALTVRPSIELSKFYLLAEAHGTGASAALMEATLDAARARGAAAMWLGVNQENARANRFYDKNGFVQVGVKHFLVGENLEDDYVRERVL from the coding sequence ATGGTCGTTTCAATTCGACAGGCAGGGCCGGATGACGCGTCCGCCCTCGCGCAGCTGGCAGCGGTGACCTTCCCGCTGGCCTGCCCGCCGCACACGACGCCCGAGGCGATCGCCGCGTTCATCGCCCAGCACCTCGGCGAGGCGAGCTTCGCCGGGTACCTGGCCGACCCCGCCCGCGACATCCTGATCGTGGAGGCGGACGGCGCTCCCGTCGGCTACACGATGTCGGTGGACGCGGAAACGGGCGACGCCGACGTCGCCGCCGCGCTCACGGTGCGGCCGTCGATCGAGCTGAGCAAGTTCTACCTGCTCGCCGAGGCCCACGGCACGGGAGCTTCCGCCGCGCTCATGGAGGCGACGCTCGACGCCGCGCGTGCCAGGGGTGCCGCCGCGATGTGGCTCGGGGTGAACCAGGAGAACGCGCGGGCGAACCGCTTCTACGACAAGAACGGATTCGTGCAGGTCGGCGTCAAGCACTTCCTGGTCGGCGAGAACCTCGAAGACGACTACGTGCGCGAGCGCGTGCTCTAG
- the rplK gene encoding 50S ribosomal protein L11 codes for MASKKKVTGLIKLQIQAGAANPAPPIGPALGQHGVNIMEFCKAYNAATESQRGNVIPVEITVYEDRSFTFILKTPPAAELIKKAAGVAKGSSTPHTVKVAKLTREQVRAIAEQKMADLNANDIEGAEKIIAGTARSMGITVDA; via the coding sequence ATGGCATCGAAAAAGAAGGTCACGGGTCTGATTAAGCTTCAGATCCAGGCCGGCGCCGCGAACCCCGCGCCGCCTATCGGCCCTGCACTGGGCCAGCACGGCGTGAACATCATGGAGTTCTGCAAGGCGTACAACGCTGCGACCGAATCCCAGCGTGGAAACGTCATCCCCGTCGAGATCACCGTCTACGAGGACCGTTCGTTCACGTTCATCCTCAAGACCCCGCCCGCCGCCGAGCTCATCAAGAAGGCTGCCGGTGTTGCCAAGGGTTCGTCCACGCCGCACACCGTCAAGGTCGCCAAGCTCACGCGCGAGCAGGTTCGCGCCATCGCCGAGCAGAAGATGGCCGACCTCAACGCCAACGACATCGAAGGCGCAGAGAAGATCATCGCGGGCACCGCTCGCTCTATGGGAATCACGGTGGACGCATAA
- a CDS encoding response regulator transcription factor, with amino-acid sequence MTNEEPVSRHTATAQQPPRLTRLDGTPIRVVVVDDEDSLTDLLSMALRYEGWDVKIASDGRTAMALTREFRPDVIVLDIMLPDIDGLQVLTRLRSDGINTPILFLTAKDSLDDRIVGLTVGGDDYVTKPFSLEELVARLRGLIRRSTLVVSESDDSFLNVGDLSLDEDSYEVRRADTVIELTATEFELLRYLMRNPRRVLSKSQILDRVWSYDFGGKSSVVELYISYLRKKIDSLGEPMIHTVRGVGYVLKPAN; translated from the coding sequence ATGACCAATGAAGAGCCCGTCTCCCGCCACACCGCGACGGCCCAGCAGCCGCCCCGCCTCACCCGGCTCGACGGCACCCCCATCCGCGTCGTCGTGGTGGACGACGAGGACTCGCTCACCGACCTGCTCTCGATGGCGCTGCGCTACGAGGGGTGGGACGTGAAGATCGCATCCGACGGCCGCACGGCGATGGCCCTCACGCGGGAGTTCCGTCCCGACGTGATCGTGCTCGACATCATGCTCCCCGACATCGACGGCCTGCAGGTGCTCACCCGGTTGCGATCCGACGGCATCAACACCCCCATCCTCTTCCTCACCGCGAAGGACTCGCTCGACGACCGCATCGTCGGGCTCACCGTCGGCGGCGACGACTACGTGACCAAGCCGTTCAGCCTCGAGGAGCTCGTGGCCCGCCTGCGCGGCCTGATCCGGCGCTCGACGCTCGTCGTCAGCGAGAGCGACGACTCGTTCCTCAACGTCGGCGACCTCAGCCTCGACGAGGACTCCTACGAGGTGCGCCGGGCCGACACCGTGATCGAGCTCACCGCGACAGAGTTCGAGCTGTTGCGCTACCTCATGCGCAACCCGCGCCGCGTGCTCAGCAAGAGCCAGATCCTCGACCGGGTCTGGAGCTACGACTTCGGCGGCAAGTCCAGCGTCGTCGAGCTCTACATCTCCTACCTCCGCAAGAAGATCGACTCGCTCGGCGAACCGATGATCCACACGGTGCGCGGCGTCGGCTACGTGCTGAAGCCGGCGAACTGA